From one Shewanella sp. GD04112 genomic stretch:
- the gabT gene encoding 4-aminobutyrate--2-oxoglutarate transaminase — translation MSTTNDSLMARRQAAVAGGVGQIHPVFTARAENATVWDVEGREFIDFAGGIAVLNTGHLHPKVKAAVAAQLEDFSHTCFMVLGYESYIQVCEKLNQLVPGDFAKKTALFTSGSEAVENAVKVARAYTKRAGVIAFTSGYHGRTMAALALTGKVAPYSKGMGLMSANVFRAEFPCALHGVSDDDAMASIERIFKNDAEPSDIAAIILEPVQGEGGFYAASPAFMQRLRALCDREGIMLIADEVQTGAGRTGTFFAMEQMGVSADITTFAKSIAGGFPLSGITGKAEVMDAIGPGGLGGTYGGNPLACAAALAVLEVFEEEKLLERANAIGERIKSALNTMQVEHPQIADVRGLGAMIAIELMEEGKPAPQYCAQILAEARDRGLILLSCGTYGNVLRILVPLTVPDEQLAAGLGILKSCFDAVLKG, via the coding sequence ATGAGCACAACCAATGATTCATTGATGGCACGTCGCCAAGCCGCAGTCGCAGGCGGTGTTGGTCAAATTCATCCTGTTTTTACCGCTCGCGCCGAAAACGCGACCGTGTGGGATGTGGAAGGTCGAGAGTTTATCGACTTTGCGGGTGGTATTGCGGTGCTTAACACTGGGCATTTACATCCTAAGGTGAAGGCGGCCGTTGCGGCGCAGCTTGAGGACTTCTCCCACACCTGTTTTATGGTGCTTGGCTACGAAAGTTATATTCAAGTCTGTGAAAAACTGAATCAGTTAGTGCCGGGGGATTTTGCCAAGAAGACGGCCTTATTCACTAGCGGCTCAGAAGCCGTTGAAAACGCGGTTAAAGTTGCTCGTGCATACACTAAGCGGGCGGGCGTGATTGCCTTTACCTCGGGTTACCATGGCCGTACTATGGCGGCATTGGCGTTAACGGGAAAGGTCGCGCCTTACAGTAAAGGTATGGGATTAATGTCGGCCAATGTGTTCCGCGCCGAGTTCCCCTGTGCGCTGCACGGCGTGTCCGATGATGATGCGATGGCCTCTATCGAACGTATCTTTAAAAACGATGCCGAGCCGAGCGATATTGCGGCCATCATCCTCGAGCCTGTGCAGGGTGAGGGTGGGTTTTATGCCGCATCGCCAGCCTTTATGCAGCGTTTACGCGCGCTTTGCGACCGTGAAGGTATTATGTTGATTGCCGATGAAGTGCAAACGGGTGCGGGTCGCACTGGGACCTTCTTCGCCATGGAGCAAATGGGCGTGAGCGCTGATATCACGACTTTTGCTAAATCCATCGCCGGTGGTTTCCCCCTTTCAGGTATTACGGGGAAAGCTGAAGTCATGGATGCCATTGGTCCCGGTGGCCTTGGTGGCACCTACGGCGGTAATCCGCTGGCCTGTGCGGCGGCACTTGCGGTACTTGAGGTGTTTGAAGAGGAAAAGCTGCTTGAACGTGCCAATGCAATTGGCGAACGGATTAAGTCGGCGTTAAATACTATGCAAGTCGAACATCCGCAAATTGCCGATGTGCGTGGTTTAGGGGCGATGATCGCTATTGAACTGATGGAGGAGGGCAAACCCGCGCCTCAGTACTGTGCCCAAATCTTAGCCGAGGCAAGAGATAGAGGACTGATTCTCCTATCCTGTGGCACCTACGGTAACGTGCTGCGTATATTGGTGCCATTGACAGTACCAGACGAGCAACTCGCTGCGGGGCTGGGCATTCTTAAGTCCTGCTTCGATGCCGTGTTAAAAGGTTAA
- a CDS encoding FAD-binding oxidoreductase — protein sequence MSAIPHTGSYYAASANDKVERARLQESIEADVCVIGAGYTGLSAALHLLESGFSVVVLEAARIGWGASGRNGGQIVNSYSRDIDTIEKTVGKEQAKLFGQMAFEGGRIIRERIAKYNIDCDLKDGGVFAAMNEKQMGHLRHQKQLWESHGHVGKLEMLDANSIRSVVNTERYVGGMLDKSGGHIHPLNLALGEARAVESLGGKIFEDSAVLRVDEGDSPVVHTAKGSVKAKFVVVAGNAYLGKLMPELQAKSMPCGTQVITTEPLDEELAANLLPQDYCVEDCNYLLDYFRLSGDKRLIYGGGVVYGARDPADIESLIIPNMLKTFPQLKGVKVDYAWTGNFLLTLSRLPQVGRIGKNIYYSQGCSGHGVTYTHLAGKLIAEMLNGQATRFDAFAALPHYPFPGGHALRVPFSALGAWYYSLRDKLGI from the coding sequence ATGTCAGCCATACCTCACACTGGATCATATTATGCGGCATCGGCCAACGATAAGGTTGAGCGCGCGCGTTTACAGGAATCGATTGAAGCCGATGTTTGTGTGATTGGCGCGGGGTACACAGGCCTGTCTGCCGCACTGCATTTACTCGAATCGGGTTTTAGTGTGGTGGTGCTCGAAGCGGCGCGAATTGGCTGGGGAGCCTCGGGGCGTAATGGCGGACAAATCGTCAACAGCTATAGCCGTGACATTGATACCATTGAAAAAACCGTTGGCAAAGAACAAGCCAAGCTCTTTGGTCAAATGGCCTTCGAGGGCGGACGCATCATCCGTGAACGTATTGCTAAGTACAACATTGACTGCGATCTAAAGGATGGCGGCGTATTTGCGGCGATGAACGAAAAGCAGATGGGACATTTACGCCATCAAAAGCAGTTATGGGAAAGCCATGGCCATGTTGGCAAGCTTGAGATGCTCGATGCAAACAGCATTCGTTCTGTGGTAAATACTGAGCGCTATGTCGGCGGTATGTTGGATAAGAGCGGCGGCCATATTCACCCGCTGAATTTAGCCTTGGGTGAAGCCCGTGCGGTAGAATCCCTCGGCGGAAAGATTTTTGAAGACTCCGCGGTGCTGCGGGTCGATGAAGGCGATAGCCCTGTGGTGCACACCGCTAAGGGCAGTGTAAAAGCCAAGTTTGTGGTGGTGGCGGGTAACGCTTACCTCGGTAAACTCATGCCTGAATTGCAAGCTAAATCTATGCCCTGCGGCACTCAAGTGATCACCACAGAGCCCTTGGACGAGGAGTTGGCTGCAAATCTGTTGCCCCAAGACTATTGCGTCGAAGATTGTAACTATCTGCTCGATTATTTCAGGTTGTCTGGCGATAAGCGTCTGATCTACGGCGGTGGTGTTGTTTATGGTGCCCGCGACCCTGCGGATATCGAATCCCTGATTATCCCGAATATGCTCAAAACTTTCCCGCAGTTAAAAGGGGTTAAGGTTGATTACGCTTGGACGGGTAACTTTTTATTGACCTTATCGCGTTTACCACAGGTCGGCCGTATTGGTAAAAATATCTATTATTCACAGGGTTGTAGCGGCCATGGCGTCACTTATACCCACTTGGCAGGCAAGTTAATTGCCGAAATGCTCAATGGTCAAGCCACGCGTTTCGATGCTTTTGCAGCGCTGCCCCATTATCCCTTCCCTGGCGGACACGCCTTACGTGTGCCTTTTAGTGCGCTGGGGGCATGGTATTACAGTCTAAGAGATAAATTAGGTATCTAA
- a CDS encoding ABC transporter permease subunit, whose amino-acid sequence MKKLSFSSVMLWFGLFFLYAPMLILVIYSFNESKLVTVWGGFSPKWYGELFADQQILDAVWTSLRIAFYSSTMAVIIGTMAAFVMTRFKRSWAKLTLSNMITAPLVMPEVITGLSLLLLFVHMADLLGWPKERGMVTVWIAHSTFCAAYVAVVVSSRLRELDMSIEEAAMDLGATPLKTFFLITVPMISPALVAGWLLSFSLSLDDLVIASFASGPGATTLPMVVFSSVRLGVSPKINALATLIILCVSLIAFLSWYMARRAEKRERMPLN is encoded by the coding sequence ATGAAAAAGCTGAGTTTTTCTTCGGTGATGCTGTGGTTCGGCTTGTTCTTCTTGTACGCACCTATGTTGATCCTCGTGATTTATTCTTTTAACGAATCTAAGTTAGTGACAGTGTGGGGCGGGTTTTCACCTAAATGGTACGGCGAGTTATTTGCCGATCAGCAAATTCTCGATGCAGTGTGGACCAGCCTTCGGATTGCGTTTTACAGCTCAACCATGGCGGTGATTATCGGCACTATGGCCGCCTTTGTGATGACGCGGTTTAAGCGCTCTTGGGCCAAGCTCACCCTGTCGAACATGATCACTGCGCCTTTGGTTATGCCTGAGGTGATCACGGGTCTGTCATTGCTACTGTTATTTGTGCATATGGCAGATCTCTTAGGTTGGCCGAAAGAGCGCGGCATGGTGACCGTTTGGATTGCCCACTCGACTTTCTGTGCGGCCTATGTGGCTGTGGTGGTGTCGTCAAGACTGCGTGAGTTAGACATGTCAATCGAAGAGGCGGCAATGGATTTAGGCGCAACGCCGCTTAAGACCTTCTTCCTGATCACTGTGCCCATGATTTCACCGGCATTAGTGGCGGGCTGGTTGTTATCCTTTAGTCTGTCACTCGATGACTTAGTGATCGCAAGCTTTGCCTCAGGCCCTGGCGCGACCACCTTACCTATGGTGGTGTTCTCCTCGGTGCGTTTGGGGGTATCACCTAAGATCAACGCCTTGGCAACTCTTATCATTCTATGTGTGTCGTTAATCGCCTTCTTGTCATGGTATATGGCAAGACGCGCCGAAAAACGTGAGCGTATGCCGCTGAACTAA
- the gabD gene encoding NADP-dependent succinate-semialdehyde dehydrogenase, with amino-acid sequence MLLKDPSLLRQQCYINGQWCDAQSKETVAIANPATGAVIASVPVMGQAETQAAIAAAEAALPAWRALTAKERGAKLRRWFELLNENSDDLALMMTTEQGKPLAEAKGEVTYAASFIEWFAEEAKRVYGDTIPGHQGDKRIMVIKQPVGVTAAITPWNFPAAMITRKAAPALAAGCTMVVKPAPQTPFTALALAVLAERAGIPAGVFSVITGDAIGIGNEMCSNPVVRKLSFTGSTQVGIKLMEQCAPTLKKLSLELGGNAPFIVFDDANIDAAVEGVMIAKYRNAGQTCVCANRIYVQAGVYDEFARKLSIAVGKLKVGEGITEGVTTGPLINRAAVEKVQSHLEDALSKGASVVAGGKPHSLGGNFFEPTVLTHVDSSMRVAREETFGPLAPLFKFTDVDDVIKQANDTEFGLAAYFYGRDISLVWKVAEALEYGMVGVNTGLISTEVAPFGGMKSSGLGREGSKFGIEEYLEIKYICMSV; translated from the coding sequence GTGTTGTTAAAAGACCCGAGTCTGCTGCGTCAGCAATGTTATATCAATGGTCAGTGGTGCGATGCGCAGTCAAAAGAAACTGTCGCTATTGCCAATCCCGCGACGGGCGCGGTGATAGCCAGTGTCCCAGTGATGGGGCAAGCCGAAACGCAAGCGGCGATTGCGGCAGCCGAAGCGGCCTTGCCCGCATGGCGAGCGCTTACCGCAAAAGAGCGTGGTGCCAAGCTGCGTCGCTGGTTTGAATTACTCAATGAAAACAGTGATGACTTGGCGCTAATGATGACTACTGAGCAGGGTAAACCCCTCGCCGAAGCTAAGGGTGAAGTCACCTACGCCGCCTCCTTTATCGAATGGTTCGCCGAAGAGGCGAAGCGCGTCTATGGCGATACGATTCCTGGGCATCAGGGCGATAAACGCATCATGGTGATCAAGCAGCCCGTGGGCGTGACTGCGGCTATTACTCCTTGGAACTTCCCTGCGGCGATGATCACCCGCAAAGCCGCGCCAGCACTGGCTGCAGGTTGTACTATGGTGGTGAAACCTGCGCCGCAAACGCCTTTTACCGCATTAGCCTTGGCCGTGCTTGCCGAGCGCGCCGGGATCCCTGCGGGTGTGTTCAGCGTGATCACTGGTGATGCTATTGGCATTGGTAATGAGATGTGCAGCAATCCAGTCGTGCGTAAGTTGTCTTTTACTGGCTCGACCCAAGTGGGCATTAAGTTAATGGAGCAATGCGCGCCGACTCTGAAGAAATTATCTTTAGAATTAGGCGGTAACGCGCCATTTATCGTATTCGACGATGCCAATATCGATGCGGCGGTTGAAGGCGTGATGATCGCTAAGTATCGCAATGCGGGGCAAACCTGTGTTTGCGCTAACCGCATTTATGTTCAGGCGGGCGTATATGATGAATTTGCTCGCAAGCTCAGCATTGCCGTGGGCAAATTAAAGGTGGGTGAGGGGATTACTGAAGGTGTCACTACAGGACCGCTCATCAATCGCGCGGCGGTCGAAAAAGTCCAGAGCCATCTTGAGGATGCGCTCAGTAAAGGGGCGTCTGTGGTTGCGGGCGGCAAGCCCCATAGCTTAGGTGGCAACTTCTTCGAGCCCACGGTACTGACACATGTCGATAGCAGTATGCGTGTCGCCCGTGAAGAAACCTTTGGCCCACTGGCGCCGCTGTTTAAGTTTACCGATGTGGACGATGTGATTAAGCAAGCCAATGATACCGAGTTTGGGTTAGCGGCTTATTTTTATGGCCGTGATATCTCACTCGTGTGGAAAGTGGCCGAGGCATTGGAATACGGCATGGTGGGCGTCAACACTGGGTTGATTTCCACCGAAGTCGCGCCGTTTGGCGGAATGAAATCCTCAGGACTTGGCCGAGAAGGCTCTAAGTTCGGCATCGAAGAATATTTAGAAATCAAATATATCTGTATGTCTGTTTAA
- a CDS encoding polyamine ABC transporter substrate-binding protein, with amino-acid sequence MKLFNKMTTLALVTAGALASVAAQAEEVVRVYNWSDYIAEDTLENFKKETGIRVIYDVFDSNEVLEAKLLSGRSGYDIVVPSNHFLAKQIKAGAFKPLDRSKLSNFKNLNADLMKQLEKADPGNQYAVPYLWGTNGIGYNIDKVKAAVGEDAPFDSMELIFNPKYAEKISKCGFAMLDSADDMVPQAMIYLGLDPNSTKAEDYEKAGELLEKIRPYVTYFHSSRYISDLANGDICVAFGFSGDVFQAAARADEAGNGNKIGYSIPKEGANLWFDMLAIPADAANVENAHKLINYLLRPEVIAPISNYVAYANPNDPAQPLVDEAIRNDPAIYPPKEVLDKLYIGEIRPLKIQRVLTRVWTKVKSGQ; translated from the coding sequence ATGAAGCTATTTAATAAGATGACGACTTTGGCTTTAGTAACCGCGGGCGCCCTCGCAAGCGTTGCTGCCCAAGCTGAAGAAGTAGTGCGCGTATATAACTGGTCTGATTATATCGCGGAAGATACCTTAGAAAACTTCAAGAAAGAAACGGGCATTCGGGTGATTTACGATGTGTTTGATAGTAACGAAGTGCTGGAAGCCAAGTTACTGTCTGGCCGCAGTGGTTACGACATCGTGGTTCCATCTAACCATTTCCTCGCTAAACAAATTAAGGCTGGCGCATTCAAGCCGCTAGACCGCTCTAAACTCAGCAACTTTAAAAACCTCAACGCCGATCTGATGAAACAATTAGAGAAGGCTGATCCGGGTAATCAATATGCCGTGCCTTACCTCTGGGGTACCAATGGTATCGGTTACAACATAGATAAAGTGAAAGCCGCAGTGGGTGAAGATGCGCCATTTGATTCTATGGAGCTGATCTTTAACCCAAAATATGCTGAAAAAATCTCTAAGTGTGGCTTTGCTATGCTGGATTCGGCCGATGATATGGTGCCACAGGCTATGATCTACTTAGGTCTTGACCCTAACAGCACGAAAGCCGAAGACTATGAAAAAGCAGGTGAATTACTCGAAAAAATTCGCCCTTACGTGACTTATTTCCACTCATCACGCTATATCTCTGATCTCGCGAACGGCGATATCTGTGTGGCATTCGGCTTCTCTGGTGACGTATTCCAAGCTGCGGCCCGTGCCGATGAAGCGGGTAACGGTAACAAGATTGGTTACTCGATTCCAAAAGAAGGCGCGAACCTGTGGTTCGATATGTTAGCTATCCCTGCGGATGCGGCTAACGTTGAAAATGCTCACAAACTTATCAACTACTTACTTCGCCCAGAAGTGATTGCGCCTATCTCTAACTATGTGGCTTATGCTAACCCTAACGACCCTGCACAGCCTTTAGTTGATGAAGCGATTCGCAATGACCCTGCGATTTATCCACCAAAAGAAGTGTTGGATAAATTGTATATTGGCGAAATCCGTCCATTGAAAATCCAACGCGTATTAACCCGCGTCTGGACCAAAGTGAAGTCAGGCCAATAA
- a CDS encoding ABC transporter permease subunit, with the protein MKMKSKLKWLKGRFWTISFPYAWLLLFFALPFAIVLKISFSTAAISIPPYEATFQYADDVLNIFLHLGNYLMLLDDSLYYTAYLSSLKMALISTIGCLIIGYPMAYAIARAPARLQTVLLLLVMLPSWTSFLIRVYAWMGILSNTGIINNTLMWLGIISEPLQILNTNIAVYIGIIYAYLPFMILPLYATLVKLDMSLIEAASDLGSSRLNTFWKITFPLSKSGVIAGSMLVFIPAVGEFVIPELLGGPDSLMIGKVLWQEFFNNRDWPVASSLAIVMLALLIIPITLFHRYQARSLEKDL; encoded by the coding sequence ATGAAGATGAAGTCAAAACTAAAATGGCTTAAGGGACGTTTTTGGACGATTAGCTTCCCCTACGCTTGGCTGTTGTTGTTCTTCGCCTTGCCCTTTGCCATTGTTCTTAAGATCAGTTTTTCGACGGCGGCGATTTCGATTCCACCCTACGAGGCGACCTTCCAATATGCGGATGATGTATTAAACATCTTCCTGCATTTAGGTAACTACTTGATGTTGCTAGATGATTCGCTGTATTACACCGCGTATCTCAGCTCATTAAAAATGGCGCTCATTTCGACCATTGGCTGTTTGATCATTGGTTATCCCATGGCCTATGCCATTGCCCGTGCGCCAGCAAGGTTGCAAACCGTGCTGCTGCTATTGGTGATGCTACCTTCTTGGACCTCGTTCTTAATTCGCGTTTATGCTTGGATGGGGATCTTAAGTAACACGGGGATTATCAATAACACATTGATGTGGTTAGGAATCATTTCTGAGCCATTGCAAATCTTAAACACTAATATCGCCGTTTATATCGGGATTATCTACGCCTATTTGCCCTTTATGATTTTGCCGCTGTACGCGACCTTAGTGAAGTTAGATATGAGCCTGATTGAGGCTGCATCTGATTTAGGGTCGAGCCGTTTAAATACCTTCTGGAAAATCACTTTCCCGTTATCGAAGAGCGGGGTGATTGCAGGTTCTATGCTGGTGTTTATTCCTGCGGTAGGGGAGTTTGTGATCCCTGAGCTGCTCGGCGGCCCAGATTCTCTGATGATAGGTAAAGTGCTGTGGCAGGAATTCTTCAATAACCGTGACTGGCCAGTGGCCTCATCACTGGCGATTGTGATGCTGGCACTCTTGATTATTCCTATTACCTTATTCCATCGCTATCAGGCGCGTAGTTTGGAGAAAGACCTATGA
- a CDS encoding LLM class flavin-dependent oxidoreductase: MATSSTSTSAAPSQAVTKSPLADIPFSLLELAPVRHGASIGDTLRDSLQYAKVADELGFNRFWFAEHHNMPGIASAATSVLIGYIAENTKRIRVGAGGIMLPNHAPLVVAEQFGTLESLYPGRIDLGLGRAPGSDQITSRALNRDMSRAEQFPAEVSELQTLLGDYNGRHPVRAIPGEGTHVPIWLLGSSLFSAQLAAQRGLPYVFAGHFAPRFLYDAIEIYRRDFKPSKVLDKPYVMLGLPLIAAETDAEAEYLSTTSKQRVLALIRGEPLWLKPPVDSMDGLWSEQEKTYVDNFLGLSVTGGPTTIKHRLEMIVKELGVDEFIFTNDLYDQDKRERALQILMEIKGS, encoded by the coding sequence ATGGCTACATCATCGACTTCAACATCTGCCGCCCCATCGCAGGCTGTGACTAAATCTCCCCTAGCGGATATTCCCTTTTCACTCTTAGAGCTCGCCCCGGTTCGCCATGGCGCCAGCATCGGAGACACGCTGCGCGACAGCCTACAATACGCTAAGGTGGCCGATGAATTAGGTTTTAATCGATTCTGGTTTGCCGAGCACCACAATATGCCCGGTATCGCCAGCGCCGCGACATCGGTGTTAATTGGTTATATTGCTGAAAATACTAAACGCATTCGCGTCGGTGCGGGTGGGATTATGCTGCCCAACCATGCGCCCTTAGTGGTTGCCGAGCAGTTTGGTACGCTCGAGAGTCTTTATCCTGGACGTATCGATTTAGGGCTTGGCCGCGCACCGGGCAGCGATCAAATCACCAGCCGCGCCCTTAACCGCGATATGAGCCGCGCGGAGCAATTTCCCGCCGAGGTGAGCGAGTTACAGACCTTGCTCGGCGACTACAATGGCCGTCATCCCGTAAGAGCGATTCCCGGCGAAGGCACCCATGTGCCGATTTGGCTACTCGGCTCTAGCCTGTTTAGCGCCCAGCTTGCGGCACAGCGCGGCTTACCCTATGTCTTTGCAGGGCATTTTGCGCCCAGATTCCTCTACGATGCGATAGAGATTTACCGCCGCGACTTTAAGCCATCTAAGGTGTTGGATAAGCCCTATGTCATGCTTGGCCTGCCACTTATCGCCGCCGAGACAGACGCCGAAGCAGAATACTTAAGCACCACCTCCAAGCAACGGGTGCTTGCGCTGATCCGTGGTGAACCGCTGTGGTTAAAACCGCCCGTAGACAGCATGGATGGCCTGTGGAGCGAGCAGGAAAAAACCTATGTCGATAACTTCTTAGGCTTATCCGTCACAGGTGGCCCCACCACCATCAAGCACCGCTTAGAGATGATAGTGAAGGAGCTGGGTGTCGATGAGTTTATCTTTACCAACGATTTGTATGATCAGGACAAACGTGAGCGAGCGCTGCAAATCCTAATGGAGATAAAAGGCTCTTAA
- a CDS encoding oligopeptide:H+ symporter — protein MTLGTNQVSKTHSFMTVSLIELWERFGYYGMQALIVYFMVQRLGFDDSRANLVWSACAALIYVSPAIGGWVGDKILGTKRTMLLGAGILSVGYALMTVPTENTWFMFSALGVIVVGNGLFKPNAGNLVRKIYEGDDSKIDSAFTIYYMAVNVGSTFSMLLTPWIKDYVNAQYGNEFGWHAAFAVCCVGLIVGLGNYALMHKSLANYGSEPDTRPVNKKNLAIVLVLAALSVVASAIILEYEDVARVFVYAAGVAVLGIFFHLIRTSEPSERAGLIAALILTVQTVFFFIFYQQMSTSLALFALRNVDWDFQVFGTHLWTWSPAQFQALNPIWIMVLSPVLAWSYSWAGRNNKDFSIAAKFALGFAVVAIGFFIYGFAGQFAVEGKTSSWVMIWGYASYSLGELLVSGLGLAMIARYVPARMGGFMMGAYFVASGISQYLGGVVANFASVPQDLVDPLQTLPVYTNLFNKLGIAAVVCTFIALAVLPLMRRLTESHHAHNSIEDNAAASLRDVKAEQ, from the coding sequence ATGACTCTTGGTACCAATCAGGTAAGCAAGACACATTCGTTTATGACTGTGTCACTTATCGAATTATGGGAACGTTTTGGTTATTACGGCATGCAGGCGCTGATCGTGTACTTTATGGTGCAGCGTCTTGGCTTTGATGACTCCCGAGCAAACTTAGTTTGGAGTGCCTGTGCGGCACTGATTTACGTGTCGCCGGCCATCGGTGGTTGGGTTGGGGATAAAATTCTCGGTACCAAACGCACTATGCTGCTCGGTGCGGGGATTTTGTCGGTAGGTTATGCATTGATGACAGTGCCGACCGAAAACACTTGGTTTATGTTCTCAGCACTTGGGGTGATTGTGGTCGGTAACGGCCTATTTAAACCCAATGCGGGTAACTTAGTCCGTAAGATTTACGAAGGTGACGATTCTAAAATCGATAGCGCCTTCACCATCTACTACATGGCGGTAAACGTAGGTTCGACCTTCTCTATGCTGTTAACGCCTTGGATTAAGGATTATGTTAACGCGCAATACGGTAACGAATTTGGCTGGCATGCCGCCTTTGCCGTGTGCTGTGTGGGCTTAATCGTCGGCTTAGGCAACTATGCCCTGATGCACAAGAGCCTCGCCAACTATGGCTCAGAGCCTGATACCCGCCCAGTCAACAAGAAGAACTTGGCTATTGTTTTAGTATTAGCGGCGCTTTCCGTTGTTGCTTCAGCCATTATTCTTGAATATGAAGATGTTGCCCGAGTATTCGTGTATGCCGCGGGTGTGGCGGTATTAGGGATTTTCTTCCACTTAATTCGTACCAGTGAGCCAAGTGAGCGGGCCGGCCTTATCGCAGCGCTAATCCTCACAGTGCAGACCGTATTCTTCTTTATCTTCTATCAACAAATGTCGACCTCTCTGGCCCTGTTTGCGCTGCGTAACGTCGATTGGGATTTCCAAGTCTTTGGTACCCATTTATGGACTTGGTCTCCTGCACAGTTCCAAGCACTGAACCCAATCTGGATCATGGTGTTAAGCCCTGTTTTGGCTTGGAGTTATTCATGGGCAGGTCGTAATAATAAAGACTTTTCGATTGCCGCTAAGTTTGCCTTAGGTTTTGCGGTTGTCGCGATTGGCTTCTTTATCTACGGATTTGCAGGTCAATTTGCCGTTGAGGGTAAAACCTCTTCTTGGGTAATGATTTGGGGTTACGCTTCTTACTCTTTGGGTGAATTACTGGTCAGTGGTCTTGGTTTAGCCATGATCGCCCGCTACGTACCGGCTCGTATGGGCGGCTTTATGATGGGCGCGTATTTCGTGGCATCGGGGATTTCCCAGTACTTGGGCGGCGTTGTGGCTAACTTTGCCAGCGTGCCACAGGACTTAGTCGATCCACTGCAAACTCTGCCCGTCTATACCAATCTATTCAATAAATTAGGTATTGCGGCCGTGGTCTGTACTTTTATCGCCTTAGCCGTATTACCGCTAATGCGCCGTTTGACAGAAAGTCATCACGCCCATAACAGCATTGAAGATAACGCGGCGGCATCACTACGTGATGTGAAAGCCGAGCAATAA
- the potA gene encoding polyamine ABC transporter ATP-binding protein has product MASTSGVTNKPTTKTQEKVLLKIERVSKLFDDVRAVDDVSLTINKGEIFALLGGSGSGKSTLLRMLAGFERPTSGRIFLDGEDITDLPPYERPINMMFQSYALFPHMTVAQNIAFGLKQDKLPKAEIEQRVQEMLKLVHMEQYGKRKPHQLSGGQRQRVALARSLAKRPKLLLLDEPMGALDKKLRTQMQLEVVEILERVGVTCVMVTHDQEEAMTMAGRISIMSDGWIAQTGSPMDIYESPNSRMIAEFIGSVNLFGGEIEVDEVDHLIIKPNDLAQPFYVGYGVTTSAEEKHVWLAVRPEKTIISREQPEGEYNWAKGIVHDIAYLGGISVYYIRLENGQIVQCSMTNRERRADHATWDDEVFISWEDTSGVVLRS; this is encoded by the coding sequence ATGGCAAGCACCTCGGGCGTCACCAACAAACCCACTACAAAGACGCAAGAAAAAGTCCTGCTTAAGATTGAGCGGGTCAGTAAATTGTTCGACGATGTACGCGCGGTTGACGACGTATCATTGACGATTAATAAAGGTGAGATTTTTGCTTTACTTGGGGGCTCTGGATCGGGTAAGTCGACCTTATTGCGTATGCTCGCGGGGTTCGAAAGACCCACCTCTGGGCGAATTTTTCTCGACGGTGAAGATATTACCGATTTGCCTCCCTACGAACGTCCCATCAATATGATGTTCCAATCCTATGCGCTTTTTCCCCATATGACGGTCGCGCAAAACATCGCCTTCGGTTTAAAGCAAGATAAGTTACCCAAAGCGGAAATTGAGCAAAGGGTGCAAGAAATGCTCAAACTGGTGCATATGGAACAATATGGCAAACGTAAGCCGCATCAGCTTTCCGGTGGTCAGCGTCAGCGGGTGGCGTTAGCCCGCTCCCTCGCGAAACGTCCTAAGTTATTGCTACTCGATGAACCGATGGGCGCGCTAGATAAAAAGCTGCGCACTCAAATGCAGTTAGAAGTGGTTGAAATTCTTGAGCGTGTTGGCGTGACCTGTGTGATGGTGACCCATGATCAGGAAGAAGCCATGACCATGGCGGGCCGCATTTCGATTATGAGCGACGGTTGGATTGCCCAAACTGGCTCACCCATGGACATTTACGAGAGTCCCAACAGCCGCATGATTGCCGAATTTATCGGTTCAGTGAATCTCTTTGGCGGCGAGATTGAAGTGGACGAAGTCGACCACCTCATCATTAAACCCAATGACTTAGCACAGCCTTTCTATGTGGGTTACGGGGTAACGACCAGTGCCGAAGAAAAGCATGTGTGGTTAGCGGTACGCCCCGAAAAAACCATTATCAGCCGTGAGCAACCTGAGGGCGAGTACAACTGGGCCAAGGGTATAGTGCATGATATTGCCTACTTAGGTGGCATTTCGGTGTACTACATTCGCCTCGAAAACGGTCAAATAGTGCAATGCAGTATGACTAACCGTGAACGCCGTGCCGACCATGCGACATGGGATGATGAAGTGTTCATCAGCTGGGAGGACACCAGTGGCGTGGTGTTAAGATCATGA